A region from the Musa acuminata AAA Group cultivar baxijiao chromosome BXJ1-10, Cavendish_Baxijiao_AAA, whole genome shotgun sequence genome encodes:
- the LOC103968503 gene encoding 3-ketoacyl-CoA synthase 10 isoform X2, with amino-acid sequence MAGEHALLSAEIVNHGIESSGPDAGSPTFSVRVRRRLPDFLQSVNLNYVKLGYRNLIGHAVYWATVPLLAVVGSLSREALWRKAWEETSYDLPTQLAFLVALAFTVAVYFMWKPRPIYLLDFACYRPSDDLKVSNEEFIELARKSGKFNEESLTFQSRILKSSGIGDETYVPKSIFSPGNCATMTEGRAEASTAMISALDELFDKCRVRPKDVGILVVNCSLFNPTPSLSAMILNHYKMRSNILSYNLGGMGCSAGVIALDLARDMLRANPSSYAVVVSTEAVSFTWYTGRNRSMLIPNCFFRMGCSAVLLSNRRRDFRRAKYRLEHIVRTHKGADGRSFRCVYQEEDEERKKCLCISRDLMEVGGHALKAHITTFAPRVIPFSEQLLFFATLFYRHLLPRKTADSAGTKPYIAEYKLAFEHLCVHAGSKAVLDALQKNLRLEDRHMEASLATLHRFGNTSSSSIWYELAYLEAKGRVRGGDRVWQIAFGSGFKCNSAVWKATRRVRRPNRSPWLDCVDRYPEGS; translated from the exons ATGGCCGGCGAGCACGCGCTCCTGTCGGCAGAGATCGTGAACCACGGAATCGAGTCCTCCGGCCCCGACGCCGGTTCACCCACCTTCTCGGTCCGTGTGCGGCGGAGGCTGCCGGACTTCCTTCAGTCGGTGAACCTGAATTACGTTAAGCTGGGCTACCGCAACCTTATCGGCCATGCCGTGTACTGGGCTACCGTACCTCTGCTCGCCGTGGTGGGAAGTCTGAGCAGAGAGGCGCTGTGGAGGAAGGCGTGGGAGGAGACGAGCTACGATCTCCCCACCCAGCTAGCTTTCCTTGTTGCGCTCGCGTTCACCGTCGCCGTCTACTTCATGTGGAAGCCGAGGCCCATCTACCTCCTCGACTTCGCCTGCTACCGCCCCTCCGACGATCTGAAG gtgtCCAACGAGGAGTTCATAGAGCTGGCGAGGAAGTCCGGCAAGTTCAACGAGGAGAGCCTAACGTTTCAATCCCGGATCTTGAAGTCCTCCGGCATCGGCGATGAGACCTATGTCCCCAAGTCCATATTCTCTCCAGGCAACTGCGCCACCATGACAGAAGGCCGCGCCGAGGCCTCCACGGCCATGATCAGCGCCCTCGACGAGCTCTTCGACAAGTGCCGCGTCCGGCCGAAGGACGTCGGCATCCTCGTCGTCAACTGCAGCCTCTTCAACCCCACGCCGTCACTCTCGGCCATGATCTTGAACCACTACAAGATGAGGAGCAACATACTGAGCTACAACCTCGGCGGGATGGGGTGCAGTGCCGGCGTGATCGCGCTCGACTTGGCCCGCGACATGCTGCGGGCCAATCCCAGCAGCTACGCCGTCGTGGTGAGCACCGAGGCAGTGTCCTTCACCTGGTACACCGGCCGCAATCGGTCGATGCTCATACCGAACTGCTTCTTCCGCATGGGGTGCTCCGCGGTCCTGCTCTCCAACCGCAGGCGAGACTTCCGCCGGGCCAAGTACCGACTCGAGCACATCGTGAGGACCCACAAGGGCGCCGACGGCCGGAGCTTCAG GTGCGTGTATCAAGAGGAGGACGAGGAAAGAAAGAAGTGCCTCTGCATCAGCCGTGACCTCATGGAGGTGGGAGGCCATGCACTCAAGGCCCACATCACCACCTTCGCCCCCCGCGTCATCCCTTTCTCCGAGCAACTCCTCTTCTTCGCCACCCTTTTCTATCGTCACCTCCTCCCCAGGAAGACCGCCGACTCCGCTGGCACCAAGCCTTACATCGCCGAGTACAAGCTCGCCTTCGAGCACTTGTGCGTCCACGCCGGGAGCAAGGCGGTGCTGGACGCGCTTCAGAAGAATCTGCGGCTCGAAGACCGCCACATGGAGGCCTCCCTTGCGACCCTCCACCGCTTCGGCAACACGTCGAGCAGCAGCATCTGGTATGAGCTTGCGTACCTGGAAGCCAAAGGCCGAGTGCGTGGTGGCGACCGGGTGTGGCAGATCGCGTTCGGTTCCGGGTTCAAGTGCAACAGCGCGGTGTGGAAGGCGACACGGCGAgtccggaggccgaacaggagccCCTGGCTCGACTGCGTCGACCGGTATCCGGAAGGCAGCTAG
- the LOC103968503 gene encoding 3-ketoacyl-CoA synthase 10 isoform X1, with protein sequence MDMNRSMQIISSLHSIARSEREQEFKNHSHQRREMAGEHALLSAEIVNHGIESSGPDAGSPTFSVRVRRRLPDFLQSVNLNYVKLGYRNLIGHAVYWATVPLLAVVGSLSREALWRKAWEETSYDLPTQLAFLVALAFTVAVYFMWKPRPIYLLDFACYRPSDDLKVSNEEFIELARKSGKFNEESLTFQSRILKSSGIGDETYVPKSIFSPGNCATMTEGRAEASTAMISALDELFDKCRVRPKDVGILVVNCSLFNPTPSLSAMILNHYKMRSNILSYNLGGMGCSAGVIALDLARDMLRANPSSYAVVVSTEAVSFTWYTGRNRSMLIPNCFFRMGCSAVLLSNRRRDFRRAKYRLEHIVRTHKGADGRSFRCVYQEEDEERKKCLCISRDLMEVGGHALKAHITTFAPRVIPFSEQLLFFATLFYRHLLPRKTADSAGTKPYIAEYKLAFEHLCVHAGSKAVLDALQKNLRLEDRHMEASLATLHRFGNTSSSSIWYELAYLEAKGRVRGGDRVWQIAFGSGFKCNSAVWKATRRVRRPNRSPWLDCVDRYPEGS encoded by the exons ATGGACATGAATCGGAGTATGCAAATTATCTCTTCTTTGCACTCCATTGCACGGTCCGAGAGAGAGCAAGAATTCAAGAATCATTCGCACCAA AGAAGAGAGATGGCCGGCGAGCACGCGCTCCTGTCGGCAGAGATCGTGAACCACGGAATCGAGTCCTCCGGCCCCGACGCCGGTTCACCCACCTTCTCGGTCCGTGTGCGGCGGAGGCTGCCGGACTTCCTTCAGTCGGTGAACCTGAATTACGTTAAGCTGGGCTACCGCAACCTTATCGGCCATGCCGTGTACTGGGCTACCGTACCTCTGCTCGCCGTGGTGGGAAGTCTGAGCAGAGAGGCGCTGTGGAGGAAGGCGTGGGAGGAGACGAGCTACGATCTCCCCACCCAGCTAGCTTTCCTTGTTGCGCTCGCGTTCACCGTCGCCGTCTACTTCATGTGGAAGCCGAGGCCCATCTACCTCCTCGACTTCGCCTGCTACCGCCCCTCCGACGATCTGAAG gtgtCCAACGAGGAGTTCATAGAGCTGGCGAGGAAGTCCGGCAAGTTCAACGAGGAGAGCCTAACGTTTCAATCCCGGATCTTGAAGTCCTCCGGCATCGGCGATGAGACCTATGTCCCCAAGTCCATATTCTCTCCAGGCAACTGCGCCACCATGACAGAAGGCCGCGCCGAGGCCTCCACGGCCATGATCAGCGCCCTCGACGAGCTCTTCGACAAGTGCCGCGTCCGGCCGAAGGACGTCGGCATCCTCGTCGTCAACTGCAGCCTCTTCAACCCCACGCCGTCACTCTCGGCCATGATCTTGAACCACTACAAGATGAGGAGCAACATACTGAGCTACAACCTCGGCGGGATGGGGTGCAGTGCCGGCGTGATCGCGCTCGACTTGGCCCGCGACATGCTGCGGGCCAATCCCAGCAGCTACGCCGTCGTGGTGAGCACCGAGGCAGTGTCCTTCACCTGGTACACCGGCCGCAATCGGTCGATGCTCATACCGAACTGCTTCTTCCGCATGGGGTGCTCCGCGGTCCTGCTCTCCAACCGCAGGCGAGACTTCCGCCGGGCCAAGTACCGACTCGAGCACATCGTGAGGACCCACAAGGGCGCCGACGGCCGGAGCTTCAG GTGCGTGTATCAAGAGGAGGACGAGGAAAGAAAGAAGTGCCTCTGCATCAGCCGTGACCTCATGGAGGTGGGAGGCCATGCACTCAAGGCCCACATCACCACCTTCGCCCCCCGCGTCATCCCTTTCTCCGAGCAACTCCTCTTCTTCGCCACCCTTTTCTATCGTCACCTCCTCCCCAGGAAGACCGCCGACTCCGCTGGCACCAAGCCTTACATCGCCGAGTACAAGCTCGCCTTCGAGCACTTGTGCGTCCACGCCGGGAGCAAGGCGGTGCTGGACGCGCTTCAGAAGAATCTGCGGCTCGAAGACCGCCACATGGAGGCCTCCCTTGCGACCCTCCACCGCTTCGGCAACACGTCGAGCAGCAGCATCTGGTATGAGCTTGCGTACCTGGAAGCCAAAGGCCGAGTGCGTGGTGGCGACCGGGTGTGGCAGATCGCGTTCGGTTCCGGGTTCAAGTGCAACAGCGCGGTGTGGAAGGCGACACGGCGAgtccggaggccgaacaggagccCCTGGCTCGACTGCGTCGACCGGTATCCGGAAGGCAGCTAG